A section of the Larus michahellis chromosome 1, bLarMic1.1, whole genome shotgun sequence genome encodes:
- the LOC141742514 gene encoding tubulin alpha-8 chain-like isoform X2 translates to MVDLEQTVIDEVRTGTYRQLFHPEQLITGKEDAANNYARGHYSVGKDKIDTALDCIRKLADACSGLQGFLIFHSFGGGTGSGFTSLLMERLSNEYGKKSKLEFAIYPAPQVSTAVVEPYNSILTTHATLEHSDCAFMVDNEAIYDICHRNLDIERPTYTNLNRLISQIVSSITASLRFDGALNVDLTEFQTNLVPYPRIHFPLVTYAPIISSERAYHEQLTVAEITSSCFEPNNQMVKCDPRHGKYMACCMLYRGDVVPKDVNVAIAAIKTNKSLQFVDWCPTGFKVGINYQPPTVTPGGDLAQVERAVCMLSNTTAIADAWARLNHKFDLMYAKRAFVHWYVGEGMEEGEFAEAREDLSALEKEYEEVGTDSFEEEDEEKES, encoded by the exons ATGGTGGACTTGGAGCAAACTGTAATAG ATGAAGTGCGAACTGGCACCTACCGTCAGCTTTTCCATCCAGAACAGCTGATCACTGGAAAAGAAGACGCAGCAAATAATTATGCACGTGGCCACTACTCTGTTGGCAAAGACAAAATTGACACGGCATTAGATTGTATCCGCAAGCTG GCTGATGCCTGTTCTGGGCTGCAAGGTTTCCTGATCTTCCACAGCTTTGGTGGGGGTACCGGCTCTGGCTTCACCTCCTTACTGATGGAACGCCTCTCCAATGAATATGGAAAGAAGTCCAAGCTAGAGTTTGCTATCTACCCAGCCCCTCAGGTCTCCACCGCTGTGGTGGAGCCCTACAATTCCATCCTGACCACACACGCCACCCTGGAGCATTCGGACTGTGCCTTCATGGTGGATAATGAGGCCATCTACGATATCTGCCACCGAAACCTGGACATCGAGCGCCCCACTTACACTAACCTCAACCGCCTCATCAGCCAGATTGTCTCCTCCATCACGGCCTCGCTGCGCTTTGACGGTGCCCTCAATGTGGATCTGACGGAGTTCCAGACAAACCTGGTGCCCTACCCGCGCATCCACTTCCCCTTAGTGACCTACGCCCCCATCATCTCCTCTGAGAGAGCATACCACGAGCAGCTCACGGTGGCTGAAATCACCAGCTCCTGCTTTGAGCCCAACAACCAAATGGTGAAGTGTGACCCAAGACATGGGAAGTACATGGCCTGCTGCATGCTCTACCGTGGTGATGTAGTTCCCAAAGATGTCAATGTAGCAATTGCTGCCATCAAGACCAACAAATCCCTTCAGTTTGTAGACTGGTGTCCAACAGGCTTCAAG GTTGGGATCAACTACCAGCCTCCTACAGTTACACCAGGAGGAGACCTAGCCCAGGTTGAGCGAGCAGTCTGCATGCTGAGCAACACCACGGCCATTGCAGATGCCTGGGCAAGGCTCAACCACAAGTTTGACCTTATGTATGCCAAGAGAGCTTTTGTGCACTGGTACGTGGGTGAAGGCATGGAGGAAGGAGAATTCGCAGAAGCCCGAGAAGACCTGTCTGCCCTGGAGAAGGAATATGAAGAAGTGGGAACTGACTCATTTGAAGAAGAAGATGAGGAAAAGGAATCTTAA
- the LOC141737779 gene encoding tubulin alpha-8 chain: MRECISVHVGQAGVQIGNACWELFCLEHGIQPDGTFKELHDKVNYDDSFTTFFNETLTGKHVPRAVMVDLEPTVVDEVRAGIFRELFHPEQLITGKEDAANNYARGHYTIGKESIDVVLDRVRKLADACSGLQGFLIFHSFGGGTGSGFTSLLMERLSMDYGKKSKLEFAIYPAPQVSTAVVEPYNSILTTHTTLEHSDCAFMVDNEAIYDICRRNLDIERPTYTNLNRLISQIVSSITASLRFDGALNVDLTEFQTNLVPYPRIHFPLVTYAPIISSERAYHEQLTVAEITSSCFEPNSQMVKCDPRHGKYMACCMLYRGDVVPKDVNVAIAAIKTKRTIQFVDWCPTGFKVGINYQPPTVVPGGDLAQVQRAVCMLSNTTAIAEAWARLDHKFDLMYAKRAFVHWYVGEGMEEGEFAEAREDLAALEKDYEEVGTDSFEEENDEE, from the exons ATG CGTGAGTGCATCTCTGTTCATGTTGGCCAGGCTGGAGTTCAGATAGGAAATGCATGCTGGGAACTCTTCTGCCTGGAGCATGGCATTCAGCCGGACGGCACCTTCAAGGAGCTGCATGATAAAGTCAACTATGATGACTCTTTTACCACGTTTTTCAACGAAACACTCACTGGGAAGCATGTGCCACGAGCTGTAATGGTGGACTTGGAACCAACTGTAGTAG ATGAAGTGCGGGCCGGCATCTTCCGGGAACTTTTTCATCCAGAACAGCTGATCACTGGAAAGGAAGACGCAGCTAACAACTATGCCCGCGGCCACTACACCATTGGCAAAGAAAGCATCGATGTGGTGCTTGATCGTGTCCGTAAGCTG GCTGATGCCTGTTCTGGGCTGCAAGGTTTCCTGATCTTCCACAGCTTTGGCGGGGGTACCGGCTCTGGCTTCACCTCCTTACTGATGGAACGCCTCTCCATGGATTATGGAAAGAAGTCCAAGCTAGAGTTTGCTATCTACCCAGCCCCTCAGGTCTCCACCGCTGTGGTGGAGCCCTACAATTCCATCCTGACCACGCACACCACCCTGGAGCATTCGGACTGTGCCTTCATGGTGGATAATGAGGCCATCTACGATATCTGCCGCCGAAACCTGGACATCGAGCGCCCCACTTACACTAACCTCAACCGCCTCATCAGCCAGATTGTCTCCTCCATCACGGCCTCGCTGCGCTTTGACGGTGCCCTCAATGTGGATCTGACGGAGTTCCAGACAAACCTGGTGCCCTACCCGCGCATCCACTTCCCCTTAGTGACCTACGCCCCCATCATCTCCTCTGAGAGAGCATACCACGAGCAGCTCACGGTGGCTGAAATCACCAGCTCCTGCTTTGAGCCCAACAGCCAGATGGTGAAGTGTGACCCAAGACATGGGAAGTACATGGCCTGCTGCATGCTCTACCGTGGTGATGTAGTTCCCAAAGATGTCAACGTAGCAATTGCTGCCATCAAGACCAAGAGAACTATCCAGTTTGTAGACTGGTGTCCAACAGGCTTCAAG GTGGGGATCAACTACCAGCCTCCTACAGTAGTTCCTGGTGGAGACCTAGCTCAAGTTCAGCGAGCAGTCTGCATGCTGAGCAACACCACGGCCATTGCAGAGGCTTGGGCAAGGCTCGATCACAAATTTGATCTGATGTATGCCAAGAGAGCTTTTGTGCACTGGTATGTGGGTGAAGGCATGGAGGAAGGAGAATTTGCAGAGGCCCGAGAGGACCTGGCTGCCCTGGAGAAAGACTATGAAGAAGTGGGAACTGActcatttgaagaagaaaatgatgaggagtaa
- the USP18 gene encoding ubl carboxyl-terminal hydrolase 18 codes for MGQKSGRQERSKKLELALSETMKAATEVQNNKDEAEGLKAKDQRLTSVFGVADLKNGAIGLYNVGQSCCLNSLLQVFLMNIHFTGILRRMTVPPHAGQKNRNVPYQMLLLLEEMQCGKQKAVFPIPLARCLSVYRVKLFVQHDAAQLFLTLWNLIKDQMKKPELVEELSSLYTICVQEHLACQKCSLETKRKSKMLTLPLPMLDADSCVLKTLENCLQYFFRPEELTDHNMCFCEQCGRKTPFLQSMKLVHLPQTLTIHLKRFCFGESSYVHKLSHYLPFPQDLDFNAILTENQCQADDNEKASWQYELFAVVAHSGSTSCGHYCAYIRSLTECKWYCFNDSQVCQVSWDDVKCTYGHSNLNWTETAYLLIYMKKCPK; via the exons ATGGGACAAAAAAGTGGACGTCAAGAAAGAAGCAAGAAACTAGAGCTGGCACTAAGTGAGACCATGAAGGCAGCAACAGAAGTACAAAATAATAAAGATGAAGCTGAAGGGCTGAAGGCAAAAGACCAGAGGCTAACATCAGTCTTTGGTGTGGCAGATTTAAAAAATG GAGCTATTGGACTGTACAACGTTGGACAGAGCTGCTGTCTGAACTCTCTGCTCCAAGTGTTCCTCATGAATATACACTTCACAGGGATACTTCGAAG AATGACAGTGCCACCACATGCTGGGCAGAAGAATAGGAATGTCCCGTACCAGATGCTCCTGCTGTTGGAGGAGATGCAGTGTGGCAAGCAGAAAGCAGTTTTTCCCATACCCCTCGCTCGCTGTCTTTCTGTATACAGAGTGAAAT TGTTTGTGCAGCATGATGCTGCCCAGCTCTTTCTGACTCTCTGGAACTTGATAAAGGATCAGATGAAAAAGCCAGAGCTG GTTGAAGAGCTGAGTTCTTTGTACACTATCTGTGTACAGGAGCACCTGGCTTGTCAGAAATGCTCTCTTGAAACAAAGAGGAAGAGCAAGATGTTAACCCTTCCACTCCCAATGTTGGATGCTGATTCTTGCGTGCTGAAGACTCTG GAGAACTGTCTGCAATACTTTTTCCGTCCAGAAGAGTTGACGGATCACAACATGTGTTTCTGTGAACAGTGTGGaaggaaaacaccttttctgCAG AGCATGAAGCTAGTCCATCTACCACAGACTCTGACCATACACCTAAAGCGCTTCTGCTTCGGAGAATCATCCTATGTTCACAAGCTTAGTCACTATCTGCCATTCCCACAAGACCTTGATTTCAATGCAATCTTGACAGAAAATCAGTGCCAAGCAGATGACAATGAAAAG GCTTCCTGGCAGTATgagctttttgctgttgttgctcaTTCAGGATCAACTAGTTGTGGACACTACTGTGCCTATATTCGAAGTCTCACAGAATGTAAATGGTATTGCTTCAATGATTCTCAGGTTTGCCAG gtATCGTGGGATGATGTTAAATGCACCTATGGACATTCCAACCTCAACTG GACAGAAACGGCCTATCTCTTGATTTACATGAAAAAATGCCCTAAGTAG